A region of Thermobifida halotolerans DNA encodes the following proteins:
- a CDS encoding ABC transporter ATP-binding protein yields MATTTQETPAARGAGTTGAPAAPAISLEGVGKVYRSGHGTITAVQRIDLEIQQGEFFSLLGPSGCGKTTTMRMIAGFEEPTSGTVRLAGRDVTGVPPNRRDVNMVFQSYALFPHMTVADNVAFGLRRRKVPAAEIRTRVAEMLELVELSDRARHKPTQLSGGQQQRVALARALVNRPSALLLDEPLGALDLKLRQAMQLELKRIQREVGITFVYVTHDQGEALTMSDRIAVMNKGVVEQLGTPAQIYETPATRFVAGFIGTSNILTGAVHGVADGHARIDYGDDQHVLAHADGAAPGVDLILTVRPEKIHLGVEKPNETLSRIHGTVREVVYLGSTTHYTVRTVDDTEIVVFQQNSSDASNLAERGDTVWLSWRPEHSYVLPG; encoded by the coding sequence ATGGCGACCACCACGCAAGAGACACCGGCCGCGCGCGGCGCGGGCACAACGGGCGCCCCAGCGGCCCCCGCCATCAGTCTGGAAGGAGTCGGTAAGGTCTACCGTTCCGGTCACGGCACGATCACCGCGGTGCAGCGGATCGACCTGGAGATCCAGCAGGGGGAGTTCTTCTCCCTGCTGGGGCCCTCCGGCTGCGGCAAGACCACCACCATGCGGATGATCGCGGGATTCGAGGAGCCCACCTCGGGAACCGTGCGCCTGGCGGGCAGGGACGTCACCGGTGTTCCGCCGAACCGCCGCGACGTCAACATGGTCTTCCAGAGCTACGCGCTGTTTCCGCACATGACCGTCGCGGACAACGTGGCCTTCGGCCTGAGGCGCAGGAAGGTCCCCGCAGCGGAGATCAGGACCCGGGTCGCCGAGATGCTCGAGCTGGTGGAGCTGAGCGACCGGGCCAGGCACAAGCCCACCCAACTCTCCGGCGGCCAGCAGCAGCGGGTGGCCCTGGCCCGCGCGCTCGTCAACCGGCCCAGCGCGCTGCTGCTGGACGAGCCGCTCGGCGCGCTCGACCTGAAACTGCGCCAGGCCATGCAGTTGGAACTCAAACGCATCCAGCGCGAGGTCGGCATCACCTTCGTCTACGTCACCCACGACCAGGGTGAGGCGCTGACGATGTCCGACCGCATCGCCGTCATGAACAAGGGCGTGGTCGAGCAGCTCGGCACTCCGGCGCAGATCTACGAGACCCCCGCCACACGGTTCGTCGCCGGGTTCATCGGCACCTCCAACATCCTGACCGGCGCCGTCCACGGCGTCGCCGACGGCCACGCCAGGATCGACTACGGCGACGACCAGCACGTTCTGGCGCACGCGGACGGAGCGGCCCCCGGAGTGGACCTGATTCTCACCGTCCGTCCCGAGAAGATCCATTTGGGCGTCGAGAAGCCGAATGAGACTCTGAGTCGGATTCACGGTACGGTACGCGAGGTCGTCTACCTCGGATCGACCACGCACTACACCGTGCGGACCGTTGACGACACCGAGATCGTGGTGTTCCAACAGAACTCCTCCGACGCCAGCAACCTCGCCGAACGCGGCGACACCGTGTGGCTGTCCTGGCGCCCCGAACACTCCTATGTGCTTCCCGGCTGA
- a CDS encoding ABC transporter substrate-binding protein, translated as MRKTRRPTITPAQLRGLTQARYSRRDTLRFAGLSAAALALAGCGVEGQGQQAPASENFWADKKSNGQLRFANWPLYMDPEKPELKQFTETTGIEVEYSESIQDMPSWFGEIQPLLANGDDIGADLMVLTSGQELNKLIALGHLAPLDHDQLLNFAEFAGDTYKMSAYDYGNRYTVPYASGITGIAYDPERVGREITSLKDLWDPEFEGRVGMFRDPQEIANFGLLYNGVDPADSTPEDWKAAADALKKQRDDGIVRAYYEQDYVQPLTNGDIWMTMAWSGDIFQVNAEEGTNLKFVIPEEGATLWTDNMTIPITAQNPVDALMLMNFFYNPDIAASLAEYINYICPVPHAQEVLRDKAEELSGEEKQALEDLADSPLVFPTQSDYAKLHNYVPLDVEAGEDEEFNSTFQAITQA; from the coding sequence GTGCGTAAGACCAGAAGACCCACCATCACCCCAGCCCAGCTTCGCGGCCTCACCCAGGCCCGCTACAGCCGTCGGGACACCCTCAGGTTCGCCGGACTCTCCGCCGCGGCCCTGGCCCTGGCCGGTTGCGGCGTCGAGGGCCAGGGCCAGCAGGCCCCCGCCTCGGAGAACTTCTGGGCGGACAAGAAGAGCAACGGCCAACTCCGCTTCGCCAACTGGCCGCTCTACATGGACCCCGAGAAGCCGGAACTCAAGCAGTTCACCGAGACGACCGGCATCGAGGTCGAGTACAGCGAGTCCATCCAGGACATGCCGTCGTGGTTCGGCGAGATCCAGCCGCTCCTGGCCAACGGCGACGACATCGGCGCCGACCTGATGGTGCTCACGAGCGGCCAGGAGCTGAACAAGCTCATCGCGCTGGGCCACCTCGCGCCACTGGACCACGACCAACTGCTCAACTTCGCCGAGTTCGCCGGTGACACGTACAAGATGTCGGCGTACGACTACGGCAACCGGTACACCGTGCCCTACGCCTCCGGCATCACCGGCATCGCCTACGACCCCGAGCGCGTCGGACGCGAGATCACCTCCCTCAAGGACCTGTGGGACCCCGAGTTCGAGGGGCGGGTCGGCATGTTCCGCGACCCCCAGGAGATCGCCAACTTCGGCCTGCTCTACAACGGCGTCGACCCGGCCGACTCCACCCCCGAGGACTGGAAGGCCGCCGCCGACGCCCTGAAGAAGCAGCGCGACGACGGCATCGTGCGCGCCTACTACGAGCAGGACTACGTCCAGCCGCTCACCAACGGCGACATCTGGATGACCATGGCCTGGTCCGGTGACATCTTCCAGGTCAACGCCGAGGAGGGCACCAACCTGAAGTTCGTCATCCCCGAAGAGGGCGCCACGCTGTGGACGGACAACATGACGATCCCGATCACCGCGCAGAACCCGGTGGACGCTCTCATGCTGATGAACTTCTTCTACAACCCCGACATCGCCGCGAGCCTCGCCGAGTACATCAACTACATCTGCCCGGTGCCGCACGCCCAGGAGGTGCTGCGCGACAAGGCCGAGGAGCTGAGCGGCGAGGAGAAGCAGGCCCTGGAGGACCTGGCGGACAGCCCGCTGGTCTTCCCCACCCAGAGCGACTACGCCAAGCTGCACAACTACGTGCCGCTGGACGTGGAGGCCGGTGAGGACGAGGAGTTCAACTCCACCTTCCAGGCGATCACCCAGGCGTAG
- a CDS encoding ABC transporter permease, which yields MTRLRSKAAPYLLALPAWLWLGIFFVVPIIGLLWMSLMTGNIITGFTPTFNVAVYPEVVTTYWEQILRSLGYGLAATLLCIAVGYPVAYWIAFHGGAHKSTYLLLVLLPFFVTQVLRTISWKFLLADNGLVLGPFKAIGLLPEDARVLSTAVAVVFGLAYNFLPFMIMPIYAVLEQVDHRVVEAAYDLYASRFHAFVHVILPLSLPGVFAGVLLVFVPSSADYVSASVLGGTNNTMIGNIIHSQYLVNNAYPTAAAITFVLMAVLLIGIFSYARALGTERVMEVQAG from the coding sequence ATGACACGGTTGAGAAGTAAGGCCGCCCCGTACCTGCTGGCGCTGCCCGCGTGGCTCTGGCTGGGTATCTTCTTCGTGGTGCCGATCATCGGACTGCTGTGGATGTCCCTGATGACCGGCAACATCATCACGGGGTTCACGCCCACCTTCAACGTCGCGGTCTACCCGGAGGTGGTCACCACCTACTGGGAGCAGATCCTGCGCTCCCTGGGCTACGGACTGGCCGCCACCCTGCTGTGCATCGCGGTCGGGTACCCGGTGGCCTACTGGATCGCCTTCCACGGGGGCGCCCACAAGTCCACCTACCTGCTGCTCGTCCTGCTGCCGTTCTTCGTCACGCAGGTGCTGCGGACCATCTCCTGGAAGTTCCTGCTCGCCGACAACGGGCTGGTGCTGGGGCCGTTCAAGGCGATCGGGCTGCTGCCCGAGGACGCCCGTGTCCTCAGCACCGCGGTCGCGGTCGTCTTCGGCCTGGCCTACAACTTCCTGCCGTTCATGATCATGCCGATCTACGCGGTGCTGGAACAGGTGGACCACCGGGTCGTCGAGGCCGCCTACGACCTGTACGCCTCCCGGTTCCACGCGTTCGTCCACGTCATCCTGCCGCTGTCACTTCCGGGGGTCTTCGCCGGAGTGCTGCTGGTCTTCGTGCCCAGCAGCGCCGACTACGTCAGCGCCTCGGTCCTGGGCGGCACGAACAACACCATGATCGGCAACATCATCCACTCGCAGTACCTGGTCAACAACGCCTATCCGACCGCCGCGGCCATCACGTTCGTACTGATGGCGGTCCTGCTGATCGGTATCTTCAGCTACGCCAGGGCTCTGGGCACCGAACGCGTGATGGAGGTGCAGGCCGGATGA
- a CDS encoding ABC transporter permease codes for MSATVAESTGRTAAPRRWRPRISLGKLFTWAVLVWLFVPIVGMIAFSFNDISGRQNVTWQGFTLKWYGQAFAYPDLNQALLNTLVIGCSTMLVSGIAGSLLGLAMGRYRFRGQQVSNLVMFAAISAPEVVIGAALLSLFLTVNLTTGLATVIIAHVMFTVSFVAITVRARVMTLDPKIEEAARDLGADSWTTFRLVTFPMLFPAIMAGGLLSFALSVDDFIITTFVSGDLSTFPLWIWGATRVGIPPQVNVMGTLIFVVGVLLTITNVVLARRRS; via the coding sequence ATGAGCGCCACTGTCGCAGAGAGCACCGGGCGGACGGCCGCGCCGCGCCGGTGGCGGCCCCGGATCAGTCTGGGCAAGCTGTTCACCTGGGCCGTTCTGGTCTGGCTGTTCGTGCCCATCGTGGGCATGATCGCGTTCAGCTTCAACGACATCTCCGGACGCCAGAACGTCACCTGGCAGGGGTTCACCCTCAAGTGGTACGGCCAGGCGTTCGCCTACCCGGACCTCAACCAGGCGCTGCTCAACACCCTGGTCATCGGGTGCTCGACGATGCTCGTCTCCGGCATCGCCGGCAGCCTGCTCGGCCTGGCGATGGGCCGGTACCGGTTCCGCGGTCAGCAGGTCAGCAACCTGGTGATGTTCGCGGCGATCTCCGCGCCGGAGGTGGTCATCGGTGCGGCGCTGCTGTCGCTGTTCCTCACCGTCAACCTGACCACCGGTCTGGCCACGGTGATCATCGCGCACGTCATGTTCACCGTCTCGTTCGTGGCGATCACGGTGCGGGCGCGGGTCATGACGCTGGACCCCAAGATCGAGGAGGCCGCACGCGACCTGGGCGCCGACAGTTGGACCACGTTCCGGCTGGTGACCTTCCCGATGCTGTTCCCCGCGATCATGGCGGGCGGGCTGCTGTCGTTCGCGCTGTCGGTGGATGACTTCATCATCACCACCTTCGTCAGCGGCGACCTCAGCACCTTCCCGCTGTGGATCTGGGGAGCCACCCGGGTCGGCATCCCCCCGCAGGTCAACGTGATGGGCACGCTGATCTTCGTGGTGGGTGTGCTGCTCACCATCACCAACGTCGTCCTCGCCCGGCGGCGTTCCTGA